The Mangrovimonas cancribranchiae nucleotide sequence CAGTAGCTGTTTTCAACACTTCATAATTAGAAAGGCCTGCTTCTTTGTAAAAAGCCAGTTCTTTATGAATGGAAAAACCTGGAAGGGTAACACCAATACCAGCATCCGTACCACAAATTATAGATACACCTGCTTCATGTAGTTTTTTAACAATAGTCAAGTGAAAATCATGCTGTTTTTTTATCCTATCAATTGTCGAAGGATCTTGTTGCTTTGCATTAAACCAACGTTCAAACTGCATTTCACTATCTGTTCTTTTAATGAGAGGATTCATATATTGCAATGATTCTGAATCTAAAATGGAATCATCCATCATCATCTGATAAATATTATTAAATACCGTAAGTGTAGGACAATATCTTGTATGTTTGGATTGTGAAATGGAATCAATTATAGGTTGCAGCTTATTAGCATCTAAATCAAACTGTAAAGGTTGCTGTACTATTTCTTCTGCATGTTCTATGGATTTGATTTGTGAATTTAAATGATATGAAAACGGCACTTTTTGAGAAGGGTGAGCAACGATATCAATTTCAGATTTTTTGGATTGTGCAATCACAGCATCAAAAATTTCCTTGTCTAATCCATAATACGTTTTAATGAAATCGTAACCTTTTTCTTTATATGAAACAACCTTGTCCTTGGCTTCACTCGGATTACTTAGATTTAAATTGTCATCACCAATGAATTCTGGTCCTGTTAGTTTTGGGCTTGTTGTAAAAAACGCTGGTGAATACATATTGTCTTCTATTACATCTTCTTTCATTCTTAAATGCATGGGCATACCCCACAGATTTCTAACTGCGGTTACACCGTTTGAAAGATAAAGTCCTAGCTCATACCTATCCCATACATGCACGTGCATATCGATTAGGCCTGGTGTTAAATACTTATCCTCTCCGTCAAGAATTTCAATCTCTTTGACCTTAATAGTATCTGCAATCTTTTCAATAATTCCTTCTTTTATAAACACCATTTTACCCACTAAAACAGTGTCTTGGTTCATTGGGATAATATTGACATTTTTAATGAGATAAGTATTATTAGATACTGATTCATTCTTATGAATATCTAGATAATTTGTCCTTGTTGAATCTATCCAAAGTGTAATGATTCCTATTAGCATAAGCAAGCCAATGAGAGCGAAGACAATTTTTAAAATTCGTTTTACTATTTTCATGTGTGTCAATTTAAACAACGGATTATATCAGTTAAAAATAAGTTGTAGTTGCGGTTTTATCTTTTCTTTTCCTTCTTTTTATTTGAAAAACATATACTGTTCGTTTTTTGATGGATGATTTTATGGATTGACAACTACGATATTACCAACTTTACGACCTGTTTCCAGATATTGATGCGCTTCTCTTATTTCGGAAAGACTATATTTTTTATCGATATTCGTTTGAAGTTTTCCCTGTTTGAAAAAGTCTACTAATTCTAAGAATAATCGTTTTAATTCTTTAGTCTTTTTAATACCCGTAGCGGCAAACTTTACTTTTTTAGGATTCCATAACATTTGCCATAGTACTTGACAACTCAATACCGGTGTCATAAAAACACCATCAGTAGTCAAAACATTTTTAGTCATTTTATAATTAAGTTTACCAACAGTATCATATACCACATCATATTGACTTTGTAGCTGGTTCACATTTGTTTTGGTATAATCAATCACTTCGTCTGCTCCTAATGATAGAACAAAATCGATATTTTTGATGCTACAAACACCGGTAACTTTTGCACCCATTATTTTTGCTAATTGTACAGCTGCAGTACCTAAACTTCCAGAAGCACCATTAATTAAGACACGTTGACCTGGTTTTACATTGGCAATATCTTTAAGAAAATTATACGATGTTAAAAACCCATCACAAATTGGTGCTGCTTCAATATGCGACATGTTCTTGGGTTTTCTAGCTACAACTAAATTTTCTGCAATACACAAATACTCCGCATTACAGCCATTACTAAATAGTTTTTCGCCAAACACCTCATCTCCTATTTTAAATTTAGTGACTTGATCACCTACAGATTCTACAACACCTGAAAAGCCAGTTCCTAAAGCTGTGTTCTTGGGTTTAAATAGGCCTACAAACAATCTACCAAATTTAGGTATACCCTGTCGCATCATAGTATCTGCTCTTGTTACTGATGATGCCTTAATTTTTACTAAAATTTCGTTTGGTTGCGGTGAAGGAACTTCAACATCAATAATCTGAATAACTTCTGGTGAACCGTATTTTGTATAAATTGCTGCTTTCATTATCACTAATTATTTATTGCAAAGTTGAAGATAATCAAACTATTAAAGGTTCGTGTTTGGAAATTGAAACTAATTTAATTATTCAATTAATTTCTCAATTTTGTTATCAGTTAAGTTCTGAATATTGCTTGTGATTTTTTCAATATCCCAATGCCACCATTGAAGCTCTAGAAGTTTTGTAATGATTTCTTTTGAAAATCTCTTTTTAATTTCTTTTGCTGGATTTCCACCAACAATTGAATACGGTTCCACATCTTTGGTTACCGTTGCGTTTGTGGCAATAATTGCTCCATCTCCAATAGTCACTCCTGCCATAATTGTTGCGTTATAGCCTATCCAAACATCATTACCAATATTGATGTCTCCCTTTTGCGGGTATGATTTTCCTTCCATCGCATGTTCCCAGCCATTACCAAAAATGGCGAAAGGGTAGGTTGACATTGCATCTGTTAAGTGATTGGCACCATTCATTATGAATGTAACATCGGAAGCAATCATACAGAACTTTCCAATTTTTAATTTGTCGCCAACAAAATCAAAATGGTATTTTACATTTTTCTCAAAATTCTCTACATTTTCAAAATCATCATAATAGGTGTAATCTCCAATAATGATATTGGGGTTCTTTACTATGTTTTTTAAGAAACATAGCTTATCGTAATGCTCAAGTGGGAATTTTATGTTTTTGTCTGGGCCTGTCATACCGATTTAATTTTTAGTGATTTTTATTGAATACCGATTTCCATTGTCTGCATATACATTGGAAAGTGAATTAGTCTTCTTTCATCAATTTGTTCAATATACTTTGTGACCCTTCACTACCTAATTCAACCGCTTTTGTATAACTTTTTATGGCATCTTCTTTTTGATTGTATTTTAAATAAGCTTCACCCAATGAGTCCCATAAATTACCATCTTCAGGAAATAATTTTACATTGAGTTTAAACAATTCTAATGCCCAACCAGGTTGATCTTCTTTTTTCAATCTACTATACCCTAGTCGATTTAGTATGGCATGGTCGTTAAATTTATTTTGAAGTTCTTTCTTTAAAAAATCTGGTAATTTTTCCACATTTGTAGATGAATTGGTTTTCATGAATTCATGAATCAATTCATAAATATTTCTGGGAATTGGTGTGGCCTTATAATCAGTATCAAAAATCATGTTACCAATTTCTCTAGCCACGTTTTCTGATTCACGCCCTAAAAATACGTTCGTTATGTATATAACGACTACATCATTGTCTGTAAATCTAACGAAGTCTGCAAAATACAGTCCATTGCTACCATTATGGGCAACGATTTTTGTATCTCTATCAGTTTTGGATATAGCCCAACCATATCCATAATACGATGTCATGTTATCGTTTTCAGCTACGTGTGCCTTTTCTTGGGTCTCTCTAGTTTTAGAAGTTAATACTGCATTGTTTTTTAAAGCAACATGCCATTTATATAAATCTTCAATAGTAGAATGAATATCTCCTTTACCAATACTATACCAATGATTGTTATTGTAAGGCAGGTGTTGTTGAGTTGTTCCCCAATCTGTCCATTTTTCATCATCTCTATTATAGTAATAGCCATGTGCCAGTCGTTCCGTACTAAAATGGATACTTTTATATCCTGTACTTGTCATTTGTGCAGGTGCAAATAGGTTTTCCTGTAAAAAAGCATTATAAGTCTGGCCTGAAACCAACTCCAATATGGCCGTTAACATGATGTAATTGGCATTTGCATATTGGTAGGTTGTGCCGGGTTTAGACTGTAATGTGGACTCAAAAAATTCTTTTAAAAACTGTTCTTTGCTTGCTTCATTATATCTAAAACCTCCTGCCCTATTAGAAATTCCAGACGTGTGCGTTAATAATTGATGAATGGTAATATCCTTCTTATCACTAGGTGTCTGAGCAAAATATGAACTTATCTTATCTGATGTTTTTATTTTTCCTTGCTCCACAAGTTTTAAAATAGCGGATGCTGTAAATTGCTTGGTTACAGAACCAATATTAAAAACGGTTGCTGGGGAATTGGGTATTTTATTTTCCCTGTCTGCCCATCCATAACCTTTAGATAAAATAACTTCACCTTTTTTAGCAACCAAGACAACTCCGGAAAAACCATTTGTTGCACTTGCTTTTAAATAAGAGTCTATTTTATTGAAAAGTTTTTTATCGGTATTTTGAGAAAAAGCGCTTAACGTTGAAAACGTTATGAAAGTAAAAAATACTATTTTTATTGATGATTTCATTTTTTGATTGATTGATTGATGATAAATAAGTCTACTTATTTTATAAAATGTTACAGTTTTTTAAATTTTTGTAAAAAGGGTATTTATTTATTAAAATTCCAGACTGGCAAAGAAATACTGCTGTTACCTGTAAAAGTTATTTTTAAAGGAATTTCCGCATCTTTAATGCTTTCGCTATTTACATCTCCACCTGTCCCATAATTTATTTGAGCATTGTTGTTTTTATTCACATTAACAACTACAACTATCCTACTCCCCTTTTCTATCTTTTTACTGATTAGTTTTGAATTGTTAAAAGACACTTGCGCCTTTTTATTCGGCACAAGTAAATTTCTATACTCTCTGTCTTTAGCAAAGCTAGCTCTACCAATATAATAGCTTAAATGAAAGTATTTATTTTCTGGTGTTAATTGATAAACTATAACAGAATAGTCAACATCTTTTTTATTGATTGAAAACTCAAGATTCCCAGTAAAAGAACCATTGATAATGATATCTTCTTTTAGTACTTCTGATTTAAAAATTAAACCATCTTTTAAATTGATGTTGTCTTTTTCTAAAGGCCATGGATAATATTCTGTATTAGTCATGCTTTCTCTGTCTTTAAGGTCAACAGTCAGATCAACTTTAGAAGAATTTGCTTTAGACTTTAACTGATGAAAATCATCTATTTCTGTGCCACTTAAATAATACGTTAGGGTATCATTTGTCATGGCACTTAAACTCGGTTTATGCATCCAAGTATCTGTATCCATTACCTGAAAGTTTACTTTATCTTTTAAAATACTTGGTTTTTCTTTTCCGTTTAAAACATAATCAAACCATTGGTAAATAATATCTTCTTCAATGTTGATTAGTGCGGATTTGTCTAATTTGTAATTCCTTAAACTTTCTTGTGGTTTTGTTTGTGCTGTCCAATGATCATAAGGTCCAACCAATAAATAATGATTCGGATTTTTTGCGTATTTATGATGTTGATTGTAGTAATACATCGCACCTCGTTGTGAATCATCATAATAACCCGTAATCGTTAAAATTGGAATATCGATTTTAGCAAATTCCTCCTTATATGGAATCATCTTTTTCCAATAATCATCATAACTTGGATGTTGCATGTAGGTGTTCCATAATTTGTTTACCTGGCCATCTAAACTATCCAGTTTGTTAAATGCTACGCCTGTTTTGTACCATGCGTTTTTTAAAGTATTCCAACGATTAAAATCATTTGAAGCTTCAAAGTCTAAAAACTTGTTGTTGGTGACATAAAAGTTCCATGAATACGAATAATTATGAAGTACATTATTTTCCATAGGGTAGTCAATTCCAGGCGCAATGGCTACCATCGGCACAATGGTTTTTAATGCAGGGTGTACTTTGTGCTTCATAGAAGCCCATTGTGTAAAACCATTGTAACTACCACCAAACATGGCTACTTTTTGATTAGACCATGATTGTTTACTAATCCAATCAATGACTTCATAAACATCTGTATTTTCATATTCAAGAGGTTTTATATCGCTTTTACTCAATCTTTTTCCTCTTGTATTAGCAATAACGCCTACATAGCCTTTAGATGCTGCTAACATTGCTGAAGCTACATTTGTACCTGTATAGATAGAAGACACTAATATTGCAGATTTTTTAGTAGTTGTACTTCCCTTTCGCTGTACTATTACCACAGAAACTTCTGCACCATCTTTCATAGGTATTACAATACTGTCATTTACAGTATATCTGCGTTTATGGTCTTGCTTTATTTCTTCAAAATAAATAGCTCTGGTTGATGAAAATACAGTGGTTAAAAAATATTTTTTTACTAAATCCTGAGCTGTTGCCTGTGATATTTTTTCTGATTTAATATTAGCATAGGTAGTATTAAAATTACTCACGTAATAACCTGTAGGATCTCTTAATATCAACGCTTTATCTAAATTAATAACTTGTATATCATCAGAGTTATTTACGTATTTGTTATAAGAGTTTTTAAACGCATCTTTAAAATTCGAAGAAAGCCTTGCCTCTGCATAATGCATGTATACATCTAAATACGGTCTTTGATCTTTTTGTATTTCTTTAATTCTTTTTTTGAAAGTAACTAATGCCGCTTTATAATTACCTCTAATGACCTCAACCTTAAACACATCTAATTCTGATAAATTTTGAGTATCACATAATACGGCCAATTGCTGCATTTGATTTGCAAGTGCTATTGAATCTGAGAGTTCTACCTTCTTAAATGGTATTTCTTGTCCAAAAGAAGCTATACTCATTGCAATTAAAAATAATATCAGGACTGATTTTTTCATTGTTTTGCGATTGAAAATTGATAGTAACCTATACTATTTCTCATTTGGGTTTTTGTACTTGATTAACTCTTCATTGTATAAAAAGCCATCTTGAGTTTGTGTCATTTTAATAAAGTTTTTAATTTCTGGTGCATACAACCAAACTTCATCTGTTTGCGCATTGTATCCTCTGGAATTTGAAACAGTTCCTTTGTATTCAATGGTGTACGCCATAAATGTACCTGCGTCTACAGTTTCTTGTTTATAAGATACTACTTTTGCATCTTGACTTTGAGTTCCTGTAGTACCATCTTGACTGGTCCAGTTTTTTTCATATTTCCATGTCTCACCAACTTTTAAAGGCCACTTGTATTTTGGTGTTTTGCTTTCTTCTGGCTTTGTAATGTCTGATAGTGGAATTGTATCTTTTCCGATGGTCATACCTAAAACGCCATTTTTACTAACAATTTCTCGTGTGTCTTCTCCTTCTGAACGTACTTCTCCTTCTGTGGTTACTCCTTTATATTTCCAAGTCCATGTTTCTCCAACCATATAATCGTTTAATGTTGGTTGTTTTGCTAATGAATCAGTGTTATCACTACAAGATGTCAACAATGAAATAAGCACTAGATATACAATTTTTACTATTCCAAATACTACTTTTAAATAATTCATAATAAGACTTTTAAATTAATGATAGTACAAAGTAAATGTCTCTATTTCTATCAAAAAAGGAAAAGTACATGAGCGTAAATAAATGTAAATGAACGTTATAAAATTAAACGATTGCAGCTTTATAGACTGTTCCAGTTTTTAAATTTAACAGATTGTCTGCTAGATACTTCTACCTTTTCTCCAGTAGTTAATATTATTTGTAATTTATTATTGAAGTATGGATGAATCTCTTTGATGTAGTGTATATTAATCATTTGGCTACGATTAACACGGAAAAAGACTTTAGGGTCTAATTTTTCTGCTAATAAATTTAAAGAGCGCTTTATCATTGCTTTATCCGAACCAAAATAAAGACGTGCATAATTTTCTAAAGATTCAATAAAATAAATATCTGTTAGTGGAATGAAATGACATTTTTCACCATCTTTTATGAATATCTTTTGATGCATCGGTAAGGTTGTAGGCTCTAATTTTACCCTATTAGAAAGTTCTTCCTTCACTTTTTCAATAGTTTTAGAAAAACGTTCATCTCTTAAAGGTTTTACTAAATAATCTAAAGCGTTCATCTCAAAAGCTTTTACAGCGTATTGATCGTAAGCTGTTGTAAATACAACGTCTGGCACATTGGTTAACTCTTCCAATAAATCAAACCCAGATTTCCCTGGCATGTGGATATCTAAAAACAATAGATCTGGCTGTAAGTCTTCAATTAAAGTTATGGCCTCATCTACATGACTTGCTTCGCCTATAATTTCAAACTCTTGATGTTTTTCTAATGCACGTTTTACTTCTTCTCTCGCCAAACGTTCATCATCAATGATTATGGTTTTATATCTTTTCATCTTCAATATGCAATGGAATTATTATTTCTGCAACTACACAGTCATTTACTTTCTCTTTTAAACTAAAACTAGCCTTGCCTTTATATTGGATGTCTAGGCGTTTTTTTAAGTTTTTTAAACCTAGCCCAGCACTTTTTTCGGTATTAATTACTCCTGGGTTCTCAACAGTAATACAAATATTAGCATCCTGCTTATTTATTTTTAAGAAAACAACACCACCTCCAACTTTTAAGTCGATTCCATGTTTAATGGCATTTTCAACTAACAACTGAATACTTAACGTGGGAATCTTATAATTAATGAGTTCATTATCAATATTGGTTTTTAGTTGTAGCCGTTCTTCAAAACGCATTTTTTCTAATTCAATATAATCATAAACTAGAGCAAGTTCATTTTTAATAAATATTAAACCTTTGTCTTTTTCATATAATGATGACCGCAATAAATCTGATAATAAATCAATTGCTCTTCTTGCCACGTTAGGATTTTCAATTACCAACGATTTAATTGAGTTTAAGGAATTGAATAAGAAATGTGGATTTAATTGAGCTGATAAATTATCTAATTGAGCTTGTTTAGCTATTAAAGATAATTGAGCATTTTCTTTAGCTGTAACAACTTCCTTCTGATAATAATGATACAGGTGATACGCCAAAATCCAAATAGACATTAATCGTAGTCCTGTAAGTAATATTGGATCCCAATAAATAATAGCCTGTAATAAATTTTTATTCTCGCCTGCTATGAAAGTCCAGTAGGCATACCATTTTAAATTATTCAATAACACATATAAAACAGCTAATAAAAGTATGGTAGGCACTAAACGGATTAGTAATTTTTTTATAGGTAAACTACTCCATTTTGCTTTTAAGGCAAATTGTCTGTACATATGTGTTAAAAATATTCCAATGGAAATATCTAATACATAATTTAACAGCGTATAAAAAATGCCGTAATTATCTCTTGTATATACTGTATATGCCCAATAAATAGAAACGGCACTCCATCCTATTAATTGACATTTCCAATAAAGAGATAGTTTTGTATTACTATTATTTGTTTTTTTATTGATATCCATTCCTAAACAAAGCAACAAAATACTTTAAAATAGTGAAAGAAAAAGTACAGGAACGTCAAATATGAGGTTTAAGTGCTATTATAAAATTGCATACTACGCTTTAACCTTTCGCTTTCTTAATCCGAACAAATCAATTTACATGCTCTAAAACCCAGCTCGATACTTCTTTTAATGCGATTGGGGAAAATGTTTGCTCAATCTTTCTATACTCATCCATCTTTCCTGTTTCACACTCTTGAAAGAAGTGGTTTAAGTTCTCTAATTCTATGATTTTATAATCCTTGTTGCCGCCTTTAATCAAAGCTTCACGTATACCATTCTGATTTATTTTGGCATTTACTTGGGTATCTTTACTACCGTTTAAAGACAACACAGGGATTTTCAATTTCTCGATTTCGTCAGCTGGGTTGTACTGTAAAAAATAGCGCGACCAAGGTTTTATACTTGTGTTTACCTGATTCTCTATAAATGCATTGATGTTTTTTTCAGGTACGTTTAAATCTTTTAAAATGGGTCTTATAAAAGCATTGTAATGTGCTGTTAATTCTGTTTTAATTTCAGGCTCACTTTTATCAGAAGTAACAATGGCTATGGCTTTTCTTGCGTTTTTCTCATAAGTTACTTCATCTTTTACAGGAAATTCTCTTAATGTTTTAGACTGCATTATAGATAATTCAGTTCCAGAAATACTAGTAGAGGCAAGCAATACCATAAAAGCAACATCGTTTGTATTATTTGCCGCTAATGGTGCAATAATACCACCTTCACTATGGCCAATTAACCCAATGTTCTTTTTATCAACGTCCTTTCTGGTTTTTAAATAAGCGATGGCACTTAGCACATCTTTAGAAAAATCTTCTGTGGTTGCATTTCCAAAATCTCCTGTAGATGCTCCCTGCCCACGATCATCAAAACGCAATACACCAATGCCTTGTTTTGTAAGATGGTCTGCCAATACTAAAAAAGGTTTGTGTCCCATAAAGGTTTCATCTCTGTCTTGTGGGCCGCTTCCACTAATTAAGATAGCCACAGGAAATGTACCTTCTTTACTAGGTAAGGTTAACGTACCTGCTAAAGTGATATTGGCTTCCTTATTTTGAAACATCACCTCTTCTTCATAATAAGGATAAGGTTTTACAGGTTCTTGTGGTCTTCGTTGGTCTGCTACTTCTACAGCACCTTTCTTTAAATTCAGAGCCATTTCTATACCACCTTCTTTATAGGTGCCTTCAAATTGTTGCAGTTCAGCATTGTAGTTTGCTACATAAGACATCCCCAAATTTGAACCATCAATCGTTAGCTTTCCGTTTGTATAAGTAGTTGTCGCTGGTTTTATACCAAAAATCCTAAAGGTAGGCACATTCATTATGGAAGAATAGTTAGCACCTTCTTGTGTAATGTTAAACACAAAGGTAATTTCTTTATCACCTCTTTTGGCTTTTCCGCTCCAATCTCCAGAGATTTCTTGAGCATATAAGCTTACTATTGATAGTATAAATACAATTATTAATGTTGAAATAGTTTTCATTTTAGGATGTTTTTTACTAGCCGAAAAGTATTCGACATTTACTTTTTAAAATAAATACTGTGATTTTTTGTGTTTCTAGTGCTACTAATTATAGCATATTTCCAGCTGCTTTAGCTTGTGCATCTTTGCTACGCCCCACTATTGACCCCACTAGCATGCCGCCAATTAATCCTAAAGAAATACCTAGTGAGCGTTCTAAGTTATGTAAAATTGCGACTCCAAATAGTAAACCAAATACTAATCCTAATCCACCATAAAAAGTTGTATAATAGCCTTTTGTAGTTAAGGAAAATGTATCTTTTAAGTATTTTTTAAAATCATTAATCGCTTTCTTATAATATTTTTTTCTATTCTCAGGATTCGATTTTAAGTTTAAATGATCCAATTCTGCTTCTATAGATTGAATTTTAGTATCGGATAAATTTTTATTTTCTAAACTGGTTATAATTTGAATAAATTCTTGGTAAATCTTAATCTCAAATTTACTACTTGTCTCGGCTTCTAAACTTTCAAAAAAGTTAATGGCATTTTTTAGTGTCATAATATTTACTGTTTTCTTGGTTAGTGGCAGAAGTCAAAAAATATTACATGCGACACCTGATTTTTTTTGAAAAAAATTAAAAACCAACAGTTTACAAGACTTAAGAAGCTTTTTTTAACGTCTTAAACTTTCTATATCTGTCATTAATTCATCTAGTTTTCTGAATATCCTTCCATAAACAATGTTCAAATCCCATTTATAAATCCGACCTCCAAAATACGCCAGTAAAACTAAAATTAATAGGACAATGACGACTCCTATCAGCGGAATTCCATTTACCAAATATATGTCAGGAAAACCAATGAGAATTTTGTCTACAAGTCTTTCACCTAAAGGCATTCCTTCGGCATCTTTAAACCAAAATCCTAAAAGCATTGATATAAATATCATTGGGTACAAAAATCTTGAGAATTTCTTATTTATCGATATCTGTTTATTTTTCCATTGGTTAAATGCTTTTAAATATTGATAACTACTGTCACCCAAATCTATTTGCTCTAAATCATTTAATAACTTTTTATTGAAATATACAAGCACCCAAAGCATCACAAAAAATATAATACCTGTTATTGGTATTCCGATAAAATATGAGACTACTAAAAAAGCAAATGAGAATACAACAATTGCAATTAAGTTGATTCTAAACATCCGTTTAAATTTATCAATGATATGAATTGATTTTTGGCTATACAGGTTATTGATTTTTGGTGCAACTAAGGCATCACTTTTAAGAAACCCCTCTTTCCAAATATTTTCAATAGATTTTTCCATCTAATATTTTTTTTAATCTCATTTTAATTCTTTTCACTCGTACTCCAATATTATTAGGATTTGTTCCTATAATTTCAGCAATTTCCTTTTGCGATTTTTCTTCTAAATACAACATAATGATTGCTCTATCTATTTCTGACAATTTTCTAATAGCGTCGTATAATAAATTTAGAGACTCGTCTGAAAATGCAAAGTTGTCCTCTGTTTCTTCTGCTGTTATAGAATCAGATGCAAAATGTTGAACATTATTTTTCTTTTTCTTAAGTAAGGTTAAACAAACGTTTAATGAAATCCGATACACCCAGGTGCTCCACTGAGATTCCTCACGAAAGTTCTCTTTACTTCTCCAAATTTGTAAACACACTTCTTGGTAATAATCTTCAAAATCTTCTTGCGAGTTTGTATACGCCCGACATAATTTGATAATTATTCCTGCAAAAGGTAAAATGGATGTTTTATAAAAATCGCTACTCAATAGTATTCTTTTATTGGTTAGTGGCTAAATAAAAGATTTATTACAGGTAGAAGATAGGTTTTTTTTTAATAAGTAGCATTGGTTCTAGAAAAATTGCATTTATAATTACTTAGTAATAAATCTATAATTTAAAACCTAATGAATTTCCTTTGCTTGACTGATAGTTGTTTAATTTTCGCTAAAGTGTTATAATTTATTCGGTTAACCCATCACAGAAATATTCGTTTTCAATAGTATTACTCATATTGACGAATGGTAAAACTGCTATGGGTTTTGGTTGATCAATCTATTATTATGACTAATGTAAATTTCAACAAAAATTATATTTTATTTTAATGCTTTTCGTTTCTAATTAAACCACCATATTTATCGTAAAACTTCCAGACGCCTATTTTTTCGTTATTTTGGTAATAGCCTGTGCTTTTTAATGCCCCATTATCGAAATACTCGTTCCATTT carries:
- a CDS encoding CatB-related O-acetyltransferase, translating into MTGPDKNIKFPLEHYDKLCFLKNIVKNPNIIIGDYTYYDDFENVENFEKNVKYHFDFVGDKLKIGKFCMIASDVTFIMNGANHLTDAMSTYPFAIFGNGWEHAMEGKSYPQKGDINIGNDVWIGYNATIMAGVTIGDGAIIATNATVTKDVEPYSIVGGNPAKEIKKRFSKEIITKLLELQWWHWDIEKITSNIQNLTDNKIEKLIE
- a CDS encoding CocE/NonD family hydrolase, producing MKKSVLILFLIAMSIASFGQEIPFKKVELSDSIALANQMQQLAVLCDTQNLSELDVFKVEVIRGNYKAALVTFKKRIKEIQKDQRPYLDVYMHYAEARLSSNFKDAFKNSYNKYVNNSDDIQVINLDKALILRDPTGYYVSNFNTTYANIKSEKISQATAQDLVKKYFLTTVFSSTRAIYFEEIKQDHKRRYTVNDSIVIPMKDGAEVSVVIVQRKGSTTTKKSAILVSSIYTGTNVASAMLAASKGYVGVIANTRGKRLSKSDIKPLEYENTDVYEVIDWISKQSWSNQKVAMFGGSYNGFTQWASMKHKVHPALKTIVPMVAIAPGIDYPMENNVLHNYSYSWNFYVTNNKFLDFEASNDFNRWNTLKNAWYKTGVAFNKLDSLDGQVNKLWNTYMQHPSYDDYWKKMIPYKEEFAKIDIPILTITGYYDDSQRGAMYYYNQHHKYAKNPNHYLLVGPYDHWTAQTKPQESLRNYKLDKSALINIEEDIIYQWFDYVLNGKEKPSILKDKVNFQVMDTDTWMHKPSLSAMTNDTLTYYLSGTEIDDFHQLKSKANSSKVDLTVDLKDRESMTNTEYYPWPLEKDNINLKDGLIFKSEVLKEDIIINGSFTGNLEFSINKKDVDYSVIVYQLTPENKYFHLSYYIGRASFAKDREYRNLLVPNKKAQVSFNNSKLISKKIEKGSRIVVVVNVNKNNNAQINYGTGGDVNSESIKDAEIPLKITFTGNSSISLPVWNFNK
- a CDS encoding serine hydrolase, with translation MKSSIKIVFFTFITFSTLSAFSQNTDKKLFNKIDSYLKASATNGFSGVVLVAKKGEVILSKGYGWADRENKIPNSPATVFNIGSVTKQFTASAILKLVEQGKIKTSDKISSYFAQTPSDKKDITIHQLLTHTSGISNRAGGFRYNEASKEQFLKEFFESTLQSKPGTTYQYANANYIMLTAILELVSGQTYNAFLQENLFAPAQMTSTGYKSIHFSTERLAHGYYYNRDDEKWTDWGTTQQHLPYNNNHWYSIGKGDIHSTIEDLYKWHVALKNNAVLTSKTRETQEKAHVAENDNMTSYYGYGWAISKTDRDTKIVAHNGSNGLYFADFVRFTDNDVVVIYITNVFLGRESENVAREIGNMIFDTDYKATPIPRNIYELIHEFMKTNSSTNVEKLPDFLKKELQNKFNDHAILNRLGYSRLKKEDQPGWALELFKLNVKLFPEDGNLWDSLGEAYLKYNQKEDAIKSYTKAVELGSEGSQSILNKLMKED
- a CDS encoding NAD(P)-dependent alcohol dehydrogenase — translated: MKAAIYTKYGSPEVIQIIDVEVPSPQPNEILVKIKASSVTRADTMMRQGIPKFGRLFVGLFKPKNTALGTGFSGVVESVGDQVTKFKIGDEVFGEKLFSNGCNAEYLCIAENLVVARKPKNMSHIEAAPICDGFLTSYNFLKDIANVKPGQRVLINGASGSLGTAAVQLAKIMGAKVTGVCSIKNIDFVLSLGADEVIDYTKTNVNQLQSQYDVVYDTVGKLNYKMTKNVLTTDGVFMTPVLSCQVLWQMLWNPKKVKFAATGIKKTKELKRLFLELVDFFKQGKLQTNIDKKYSLSEIREAHQYLETGRKVGNIVVVNP
- a CDS encoding amidohydrolase family protein, with protein sequence MKIVKRILKIVFALIGLLMLIGIITLWIDSTRTNYLDIHKNESVSNNTYLIKNVNIIPMNQDTVLVGKMVFIKEGIIEKIADTIKVKEIEILDGEDKYLTPGLIDMHVHVWDRYELGLYLSNGVTAVRNLWGMPMHLRMKEDVIEDNMYSPAFFTTSPKLTGPEFIGDDNLNLSNPSEAKDKVVSYKEKGYDFIKTYYGLDKEIFDAVIAQSKKSEIDIVAHPSQKVPFSYHLNSQIKSIEHAEEIVQQPLQFDLDANKLQPIIDSISQSKHTRYCPTLTVFNNIYQMMMDDSILDSESLQYMNPLIKRTDSEMQFERWFNAKQQDPSTIDRIKKQHDFHLTIVKKLHEAGVSIICGTDAGIGVTLPGFSIHKELAFYKEAGLSNYEVLKTATVNASQTHAIMNQLGTIEEGKIANLLLVDENPLEDLSSLKNPTYVFVKGRKLNKKTLDSFREKAKNRKNLIASALRYLENLVIEK
- a CDS encoding LytTR family DNA-binding domain-containing protein; this encodes MKRYKTIIIDDERLAREEVKRALEKHQEFEIIGEASHVDEAITLIEDLQPDLLFLDIHMPGKSGFDLLEELTNVPDVVFTTAYDQYAVKAFEMNALDYLVKPLRDERFSKTIEKVKEELSNRVKLEPTTLPMHQKIFIKDGEKCHFIPLTDIYFIESLENYARLYFGSDKAMIKRSLNLLAEKLDPKVFFRVNRSQMINIHYIKEIHPYFNNKLQIILTTGEKVEVSSRQSVKFKNWNSL